Below is a genomic region from Zea mays cultivar B73 chromosome 9, Zm-B73-REFERENCE-NAM-5.0, whole genome shotgun sequence.
ATTTCTTGCTAACCAAACATCGGAACAACTCTACGGACGAAAAAGATTGTGAGGAGTGCTGCGATATTTCATCTGTTTTCTGTTTCCCATTATATTGTCCCCTATGCCTGTGGAATATTTGAGATATGGTTCTTGATGTGTACTTTAATTTGAAATCATGTTATTCTGTTGTCTGTTGGTCATCAGTTTTCTAGGAATTCTCTTTATTCCTTGCTCATTATCCTATCTTACCTAGGATATTGCATCACACCACAATGTCGTGAAGGCTCATTATTCAGTATTTTAGGCAATGGCACCCTTATCTTACAAGGCTTCCGTGTTTCCAGGTGATTGTGAGCATAGTTGGTCTTCTTCTATTTGGGAAGGTGTTGGAGCCTTTATGGGGAGCTAAGGAACTGCTCAAGTTTATTTTTATTGTTAATCTCTCAATTTCAGCGTGTGTCTTCGTAACTATGATTGTGCTATACTACATAACACAGGAGGAGAGCTACCTGTAAGTGTCACATTTCATTACTAGCTTGCTAATCAAATAGTTTTTATCTGATTTATTTACATGGGCACTTTGTTATGGAATATTTTTAAGTGTACTTGCAAAAGTATTTCCAGACAGGTAACCTGCAGATTCAATGCCTCCAAGTATAGTATTGTTAAGAAATAATGTGCTGAGCTCCCTCATTTGAAAATTGAAATAATGTTTTTGTCTCCTAATTTTGATCATAAGATATCCAAGTGATAACAAGAACTAGGTTTAGATGGTTTGCTGAAACATGCAGCAAAATAATGTTTTCTGGTTCTTTTCAATAGTGGATTTTCATGACATATCAGTTCATAGTGATCAGTTTGCCATGAAAATTGACACTACATCTATTTGATTCTGCAGCTACACACCTGTTTCTGGGTTTTATGGAGTTCTTTCAGGACTACTGGTGGGCATCAAGCAAATTTTACCTGATCAGGAGCTTAACCTTTTTGTGTTCAAGATTAGTGCAAAGGTATTCGGTCACTTCTATAATGAAATTTGTTTAATTTGGCAATCAATTTTGATCATCTCCCAAGGTTTCGTAACATATCTTTCTGTTTATTCAGTGGATTCCATCTATTGTTGCATTTATCTCGGTTGCTGTAAGCTTCTTCATGAAGGAAGTGATGTCATACCTTCCCATCATATTATTTGGCATCTACATGAGCTGGATTTACCTGCGTTACTTCCAAAGGAGATTAGAAGTAGGCCTTAAAGGGGACCCAAGTGATGAATTCTCGTTTTCAAGCTTCTTCCCTGGATTTTTAAGGTACTATTTTTCACAAGTGACGTTGCTGTAGAGAGAAATGCAAACGCAATGCAATAATTGTGTGAAACAAAGAACATTTTAGAGTACCCCTTACTCAGCAATGTGTGAATCCCTAGTTTAAAAATATTAGAAGAAAGTTTTGGATTACCATTGCAATTAAACGTAACATCTAACTCTACCTTCAAAAGCATAGAGAGTTAGGAAAACGGCTGTAGAGATATAGGTGCTCATCCAACCTGTTTTTCACCATGCTAGCCGTGGCTCCTGGCCCCAAGTAAAAACGCAAAAACTCTAGCATTAACCCTCCAAGCTCCAACTATACCAATTTATGGATTCCTAGCTCTAGGGTTATGCAAAGAACTGTCCTTGGATTTTTTTTCTTCTCTGAAAGTTTTGCTCAACACTTGCCGATTCCAAACAATACAAGACTCAACAATTCTAGAAATAAATAAACCCTAAAGTCTGTTTGTTTTTTTTAATTTCATAAACTTATTAAAATGTCGCAGGCCAATTTTGGACCCTATTGCTTCTGTATTCCACAAACTTTTCTGTGGGCGATCTGCAAGACCTGAAGGCACAGGCCAGACATTGGATGGGTCACAGTTCCCTGGTTCAGGCTCCACTGAGGCAAACAGGAGGAGGTGCGGATTCCCTTTTTCTCTCATCGTTGTAGCCATCCATCACTGAGACCATCTGCATAGTGGAGCACATGATGTTGTTTCCTACCCGTTGAGTGATTTCTACCCATTG
It encodes:
- the LOC100272463 gene encoding rhomboid-like protein 19-like isoform X1, which translates into the protein MSASAAPAPAAGGRFFTGFTRLCKGLAVVLLLAHILVHLFPSAATYLTLIPARTIPFAWNLVTAGYIEQTIPGVIVSIVGLLLFGKVLEPLWGAKELLKFIFIVNLSISACVFVTMIVLYYITQEESYLYTPVSGFYGVLSGLLVGIKQILPDQELNLFVFKISAKWIPSIVAFISVAVSFFMKEVMSYLPIILFGIYMSWIYLRYFQRRLEVGLKGDPSDEFSFSSFFPGFLRPILDPIASVFHKLFCGRSARPEGTGQTLDGSQFPGSGSTEANRRRCGFPFSLIVVAIHH
- the LOC100272463 gene encoding Rhomboid-like protein 19-like, which produces MSASAAPAPAAGGRFFTGFTRLCKGLAVVLLLAHILVHLFPSAATYLTLIPARTIPFAWNLVTAGYIEQTIPGVIVSIVGLLLFGKVLEPLWGAKELLKFIFIVNLSISACVFVTMIVLYYITQEESYLYTPVSGFYGVLSGLLVGIKQILPDQELNLFVFKISAKWIPSIVAFISVAVSFFMKEVMSYLPIILFGIYMSWIYLRYFQRRLEVGLKGDPSDEFSFSSFFPGFLRPILDPIASVFHKLFCGRSARPEGTGQTLDGSQFPGSGSTEANRRRERGQKALEQRLAEKLAAVRKAEGTPPPKQQQEEEEDAENDASDKV